The Vulpes vulpes isolate BD-2025 chromosome 1, VulVul3, whole genome shotgun sequence genome contains the following window.
CCCTCTAGAAAGCAGGGCAATTTTCACATGGCTTGGAATCCTCTCGGACACATCCTAGAGACCAGGACAAATTCCACGGCACTCTCCAACCACGACAGGGCTGGCGGGCGAGAGTGCCACTGCCGTCTTTGGGTAGGGCGTGTGCACGCACGCGCAAGTGTGTGTTGGAGAGACTAAGGCATAGAGAAAGGCCcaagtgggggtagggggggagTTTCCTGGCTGCTCTAGTCCCTTCTTtccaggcacagagaggctgagcTCGTTATTCATGTAGGTCCCCTTCGTCCCACTTAAGTTTTTTTAGTAAGAAGaaatgtgtgtgcacgtgtgggtgggtgtgggtgtgtgtgtgtgtgtgtgagagagtcaTTAAGTCCCTGTGCATTTCTAAATTTCAATAATTTAGGTCTGCAGTTTCAACAGAAATAATCtgtaaatgacatttaaaagcaaatttactAAAGTCAGATTGGCAACTTTACATTGCTCAAAATCctgtcattaaaaaagaaagaaagaaagaaagaaagaaagaaagaaagaaagaaagaaagaaagaaagaaggaaaaaggccCTCTGGGTGCAGGCAAAATTCACAGattgtttctattatttctgcattttaaggTAGCAAAACATTAAGCCACTAGGTTATTAAATCTGCAACATTCCACAAGGATTTCAGGATGACCCTGTGTGGTTCAGTTCATATTCTAAGTTTCTGGTATGAAGTGTTCAGTTTGAGTTACACGGCTTCCTTTCCCTCTTAGGGAGCTGGACCCCAAGGTCAGGTAGGTAAAAAGTACTGTTTCTCAGGACTTGACCTGCTGGGGAATTTGCTGACGGGATGTCCTGGAGAGTACGCCACTGGCCTGGAGCAGTCTGACCTTCCCCAGcagtgaggaaagaagagaggtcTGACTCCGAGGCCACGGGACCGGCCAGATGTAGGGCAGCAGagcttggtgggggggggggggttgtgagGGGACAGCTGAGTGGACCCTGGGAAGGGACAGGGGAGCCCCATTTGAATGACCTGTGACCTTCCAATGCCAGGTATCCCCAAGAGGGCCCAAGGCCTGGGCTTGCCCTGAGGAACAAGGATGTGCTATTGACGGGAGGGGCCAACACTGAGGCGTGGTGAAGCCACCAGACAGCTCCCAGAACCCGGGTGTTGCACAAATACACACACGGAAAGTAAACAGCTCTGGAGAGCCCAGAGGGGCCCCTCCTTCAAACAAGAAGCcaaatattcacacacacactgtttttCAAGGAAATGTGTCCGCCCCGCCAAACAGCATCCTTGTGtagagagggaagggggcagTGGAAGGACACAGCTCAGAATGACATCGTGTACGTGTTTCCACGTCTATCTACATtcatgtcatcatcatcatcatcatcatcatcatcatcatcatccagtGTTCTCGTCTACAGAGAGTGAGCACAACATTCTACCGACGTGGCAACTAGGAATAGGCCAGGTCGCGTGAGTGGGCCCCTTCCTCAGCACCACAGCGGAAGGGAGAATGCAACCATGGTGGGAAAGGACGTCACACTATTCCATCCCCTCTACTGCCATCCAAGGGGCATTTTGACTCTTCCAAAGTCGGATGTAAAAGACAAGGTCAGAAATCGGTCTCTATGCCACCTGGAGCTATTATTAGCCATCATGCAGGAACATggcatttctaaaaatttcataaatctgaaaccatctttaaaaaaaaaaaaaaagaatcccagcaACTGAAGTCATCTTACAGTACTTCATCTCCAATATTTAAGAGATAATTTTTCTAAGTAAAGCGGCCCCCAAAGAGcccactgatttcttttttccccttaaaaagggtttctttttaattaaaaaaaaaattttttttaataaaaatggaagatgtAAAATGTGGGAAGAGGAACGGGAGAGAGGAGAGCTGCTGAATATGCATTTGAAATCGCAGGGGGCGGGGGACGCCGCCAAGGGGAGAACCCTACTCCTGAGGCCCCTCTACTCTCCGGGCTCAGCGCCCTCCCCGGCTGCGGCTGCCCCGCGGGGACACAGGACAGGAGTCGGGAGGGGGAGAGACCAAGCGCAGGGCCTCGCCCGCCTGTGGCTGGGTGGTGTTCACGTGTGCAAATGGACTAAGCCGCTCCCCACGGACATAAGGTGCGCGTCTGTGGACACCGTCCTCGTGCTCTAAAAGAACCGCcggtccccggggtgggggtgggggggccccccCGCCGGTCACTTCTCCACTTTCTTGGCTTTCTTGAGGATGTCGCATTTCTTCCTGTTGGGGCGGCGGCACCGCTCGTCGATGCTGGGGATGCACTCGTAGTGCCACACCTCCTCCATCTTCTCCACCGGGTACACGGCCTCCACGTAGTGGCGGATGAGCCGCAGGCGCGTGGGGTCCAGCTGCTTCTTGTTGCAGGCGCCCGAGTGGTTGTACTGCAGCCGCAGGTTCTCGGCCGTGAAGAGTTCGGGGAAGAGCCTGACCAGGAGCCGCGCGGCGAAGTTGCCCACGGAGAGGCTCTGCTGCACGATCTCGCGCACCTCCTTGTCCGACAGCAGGTACGGCGAAGGCACCGGGAAGTCGGGCGAGGGAACCACCAGCTCGTCCAGGGGGATCTTGCAGAAGTCCTTGCTGCTTCTctcggggggcagcgggggccccTCGAACTCCTCTCGGAACCTCTCGGGGTTGATTGCATAGCTCGCCAGGTCCCTGCACTCGGGGCCCGGCACGTGGACCTTGCGCTGCTGCTGGTAGGAGCGCCGCTGCTCCGTGTCCCGGCGCCGGCAGCGCTCGTCCAGCTTGCCCACGAACTCCAGCGTCCAGACGCGGTCGTTCTTGGCGCGCGGGTACAGCAGCTGCACGTAGTGGCGGATGAGCTTGATGCGGGACGGGTCCAGCTGCTTCTTGCCCAGGGAGCCGCTGCAGTTGTACTGTTTGCGCAGGTTCTCGTGCGTGAAGAGCTCGGGGAAGAGGTGCACCAGCAGGCGCGACGCGAAGTTGCCGATGGACAGGCTGCTCTCGTAGATGCTGCGCAGctgctccttgctgagcaggcgCTCGGCGCCCGGCACCTCGAAGTCGGGCTGCGGGATCTCCAGCTTGTCGAAGTCGATGGGCACCAGCCAGATCTTCTTGGACCGCCGGCCGGGCCGCTCGCCCTCGAAGCTGTCCTCCACCTTGACCACGGAGATGTCATCGGGCAGGCTGGAGGAGTCGTAGCAGTCGTCGCGGGCCGCCTCGCCCTCGCTGCCGCCGTCCAGCGCCAGGCCCTCGAGCTCGTCGTTGAGGCGCTGGGCGCACTGCTGCAGCCAGGCGTCCTCCTCCTGCATGTCGGGGAAGTAGATCTCCGTGTAGTTGCGGATGATCTGCAGCCGCTGCGGGTCCAGCTCCTGCTTGCCGCCGTCCCCGTAGCAGCTGAACTGCTCGCCCAGCTTGCGGTGGTCGAAGAGCTCCGGGAAGAGCCGGTGCAGAAGGAACACGGCGAACTCGCCGGGCGACGAGGCTTCGTCCAGGAACTCGGTCAGGTCCTGCGTGTCCACCACGTGGTCCGAGGCGATGGTGCTGCTCCGCTCCAGGGACAGGGCCTCCTCCTGGTCCTTGCTGTCCAGGAAGTGGCCCGCGTCCACCTGCTCGGCCTCGAAGAAGCCGGCGACCTGGCCGCCGGGCTGACTGTCCTCCATTTCCCGCTGGGCCCAGAAGCGGCTGAAGAAGTCGTTGAGCTGCGGCAGGCACTCGGCCTGCCACACGGCCGTGTCCTTCACCGACGGGTAGTAGACCTCCACGTAGTTGCGGATGAGCTGCAGGTGCAGCGACTCCAGCTTGCGCTTGGCCGCGAAGCCGCACGCACTGCAGCCGCGGGAGAAGTCCACGTCGCTGAAGAGCTCCGGGAAGAGCTGCACCAGCAGGCGGCAGGCCAGGTCGCCGCCCGACAGGCTCTGGTCCACGATCTGCTTGAGCTCCGCCGCCGTGAGCTGGTACTCGGGGGGCGGCTGGAACTTGGCCACCATCTCGCTGGGGCTCACCTGCTTCTTGATGCGGCTCACCTCCAGCGACAGCAGGTCCACCTTGCTGTGCAGCTGGGACATGTTGGAAGAGAGCGTGTTGAGCATATAGAACATCTTCTGGATCAGAAAGTAGATGTTGGGGTCCCCGTCgctggccgccgccgcccccccgccgcccccgcagtCCCGCTTCTGGGGCTCATTCAGGAGCCGCAGCGGGGACGGGCTGTTGCTGGCGTTCGCCTTTTCAAAGAGCTCGTAGGTGCTGAGCCCGTCCCCGGCCGGGGGGTTCTTCTTCTCCATGATCTTGTGCGAGATGCCGTACAGAGGCTTCTTGTAGGACGGGGCAGTCGCGTCGTTGCAGGGCTCCTCGTCGCCGGGCCACCCCACGCCCGGGGCCTTGCCCCTGCCCGCCGGCTCCCCGTTGCCCTGGCAGGGCGAGCTGTTCTCCCGGTTGCGCATGCCCGCGAGGAGCGCCTGCAAAACAAACGGGGTGTTAGGCCGCGTGTCAGGCCGCCCTGAGGTCCTacctggcccagggcccaggcccagaACGGGGGCCCCCGCCTGCAAGCGTGCAGCCTCGGCCCCGGCTCCTTCTGCAGCGCCAGGGCTGCACAGCCCACAGCAACCGCCGCCCCCCCAGTTCGCCCCTGGGGTTCCTGGGGACCCGAAGGCTTCAGCTTCCTGTGGCTTCTCCGACCTGGGCTCCGCGGCTGGCTCTCAGGTGGGGACCGTGAGCCCTGCCTGCAGCAGCTCCGGAAAGGACAGCTCCTGAGGTACCCGGCGGGGAGCACAGGCCCACCCCAGCGCTGCCCGCAGGGACACCTGCGACTGGAACACAGCTGGCCTGGATCGTCCTAGAGCCCGCGCAGCTGTGGAGCGCATGAGGCGACTGGGTCCCCAGGCTTCTAGGTGGCTGTCTGCAGCTGGTCTGGCAGCCACTCTCCAGGGGAGCCCCAGCGTCTTAGGGCAGCCACTGTAGGTAATGAATTAGTGCCTCTCCTGTGCCTCTCCAGGGGTCCTGGCCGGGTACTAGCCAGCCTTGATCAGCAAAGGATGGTGAGAAAACTAAACTCCACAAAACTGAGTTCGGGGACTACCTCCTCAGCTCACCCCAGCACCGCTGGCACACTCTGCAAGTCCACTCCTGCTGGACTCCAGGGCACCCCCAAAATCCCCTTTAAAGACCTCAAAGCTTGAGTCCAAGCTCCAGCACCAGCTAGCAAATCACCTTGGCCCTTTGAGAACCCAGAGTTCTCGTTGCTTTCACCAGTGGTTTCCCCTGttgccagcccccacccccaacatttTAAGAGGCTTATTTACGTATATATGGAAAAGTGCTGTTCCACACACGCCCAAAGGcaactcaatggagaaaagataatcttttcaacaaatgatgctgaacaattagatatttatatgcaaaaacaaaaacttccatCATACGCATACCATATAAagaaattaacccaaaatggattgTGGacgggggcatctgggtggttaagcctttgcctttggctcaggtcatgatcctggggtcctagaatcgagccctgaatcaggctccctaacCAGCGGGGAagtcggcttctctctctccctttgtacTCCCAcctccatgtgctctctctctgtccttctctctcaaataagaaaaatctttattaaatttttttttttaagattttgtttatttattcatgacaagacagtgagagagagagaggcagagacacaggcagagggaagagcaggttccacacaagaagcccgatgtgggatttgatcctgggactctgcaatcacgccctgagccaaaggcagacactcaactgctgagccacccaggcgtccctaaaaaaatttttttaaaccagaatacagggcagccccggtggcgcagcggtttggcgccgcctgcagcccagggcatgatcctggagaccagggatcgagtcccacatcgggctccctgcatggagcctgctgctccctctgcctgtgtctctgcctctctctctctctgtgtcgctcatgaataaataaataaataaaatcttaaaaaaaaagtcttaataaataaataaataaataaaataaagaactctcaaactcAATATTGACATACAACCCAATTAATGACTTCAATAACCACTTCAAAGGACATATATAAGtagcaaataaacatataaagattattaagatattaataagttgcatgcaaattaaaacccaCTGGGAGATCCCTCATCATCCCTACCAGAATggagacaaacaaaaagacaacaccCAGTGTCGGAGATGTGAAGGAACTAAAagtctcatacactgctggtggggacATAAAATTGTatgaccactttggaaaacagctggtagtttcttaaaaagttaaatatacacgGACCATATAATCTGGTATTCCATTCCTAGATATTCATTTaccaagcaaacagaaaacacatgatcatacaaagacttgtacacaaatgctcCCGGTAGCCCTATCTGTAAACACCCAAAAGCTGGAAACCCAGAATTTTATCAATACACAGATAAACAAACAGTGTTTCATTCatgtaatggaatactactcagcagcaGAACTGATACAGTACTCACGAGGACTCTAAAAATAATTACGCTAAAGGAAGCCAAACAAAAGAGGCCATACTGCAGGATTCCATTcatgtaaaattttagaaaataaaaacctacCAATACTGTTGGAAAGCAGATTAGGGCTtcctgggggtggaggaaggacgTAAAGGAGCCTATGGAAACTTAATCGTAGTTCGTGATTCATGTTTATTATCTTGATCATGGTGATGGGCTCACACGTCAGAATTTATCAAATGCTACACTTTAAGTATCGTGCCATTCACTGTATTTCAGTCCTGACTTAATAAGACAGCTTAGTAAAGCTGTTTTTGACAGATGTTAAACTTGACCCAAAAACTTACTGGAAGGTGTTTTTGAGGCTTTAATTAAGAAGAGCTAACTGGCGAGCAGCGGTGGGTGCAGGGGAATGACCACACAGGGCTGAAGCACAAAGTGTTTGCTTTCACGGACAGGTGTGTGTGCCGGGCAACTGCAAAATTGATAAAGAACAAAGTGCATCCTTTGGATGTTTCCACACCCAGGGAAAAATGTGGTTGGAAAAACGGTGGCCAAGGCTAGTGCTTCTGAAACCCTAATATACCTATGAATCTCAACTGGAATCTTGCTACAATGCAGATTCTGGTCCCTAGGcctgcatttctttcttcttctttttttaattttattaatttttttagtaatctgaacaaccaacacggggctcgaagtcccgaccctgagatcaacagttgcatgctcttctgattgagcAGGCAGGCGTCCCTGGGCCTGCCTTTCTAAAGAGCTCTCTGGCGCTGTGGGCCCTCTCTGAGTAGCCAAGTCCTGGAAGACAGTGTCTGC
Protein-coding sequences here:
- the BEND3 gene encoding BEN domain-containing protein 3 is translated as MNSTEFSEDVEEVLKNNTVKVETEAEDAALDCSVSSRSSEKHPLDSVFTALQDSSKRKQPGGDGQPDSVPSVKRRRLIPEALLAGMRNRENSSPCQGNGEPAGRGKAPGVGWPGDEEPCNDATAPSYKKPLYGISHKIMEKKNPPAGDGLSTYELFEKANASNSPSPLRLLNEPQKRDCGGGGGAAAASDGDPNIYFLIQKMFYMLNTLSSNMSQLHSKVDLLSLEVSRIKKQVSPSEMVAKFQPPPEYQLTAAELKQIVDQSLSGGDLACRLLVQLFPELFSDVDFSRGCSACGFAAKRKLESLHLQLIRNYVEVYYPSVKDTAVWQAECLPQLNDFFSRFWAQREMEDSQPGGQVAGFFEAEQVDAGHFLDSKDQEEALSLERSSTIASDHVVDTQDLTEFLDEASSPGEFAVFLLHRLFPELFDHRKLGEQFSCYGDGGKQELDPQRLQIIRNYTEIYFPDMQEEDAWLQQCAQRLNDELEGLALDGGSEGEAARDDCYDSSSLPDDISVVKVEDSFEGERPGRRSKKIWLVPIDFDKLEIPQPDFEVPGAERLLSKEQLRSIYESSLSIGNFASRLLVHLFPELFTHENLRKQYNCSGSLGKKQLDPSRIKLIRHYVQLLYPRAKNDRVWTLEFVGKLDERCRRRDTEQRRSYQQQRKVHVPGPECRDLASYAINPERFREEFEGPPLPPERSSKDFCKIPLDELVVPSPDFPVPSPYLLSDKEVREIVQQSLSVGNFAARLLVRLFPELFTAENLRLQYNHSGACNKKQLDPTRLRLIRHYVEAVYPVEKMEEVWHYECIPSIDERCRRPNRKKCDILKKAKKVEK